In the genome of Buteo buteo chromosome 14, bButBut1.hap1.1, whole genome shotgun sequence, the window acccagactgttttccctaacatgtttttcatgtgcactacagggactttatccccttctacagtatgtaaaaattctgattgggcagggccactccgattggcagatcctctggtgttgactaaccaggtggcttttgctaaatgtgtatcccaatgtttgaaggttccaccccccattgctctcaatgtagtctttaacagtccattgtatcgctcaattttcccagaggctggtgcatgataggggatatgatacacccactcaatgccatgctctttggcccaggtgtttatgaggttgtttcggaaatgagtcccattgtctgactcaattctttctggggtgccgtgtcgccacaagacctgcttctcaaggcccaggatagtgttccgggcagtggcatggggtacagagtatgtttccagccatccggtggttgcttccaccattgtcagcacatagcgcttgccttggcgagtttgtgggagtgtgatatagtcaatctgccaggcctccccaaatttatatttcagccatcgccctccataccacaggggctttaaccgcttggcttgcttaattgcagcacatgtttcacattcatggataacctgtgcgatagtgtccatggtcaggtccacccctcggtctcgagcccatctatatgttgcatctcttccctgatggcctgaagtatcatgggcccaccgagccataaatagttcacccttctgttgccagtccaggtccacctgagccacttcaatcttggcagcctgatccacctgttcgttgttccgatgttcttcagtggcccgacccttgggtacgtgagcatctacatgacgtacttttacaaccagattctctaaccgggacgcaatatcttgccacagtgccgcagcccaaatgggtttacctctgcgctgccagttgctctgcttccattgctgtaaccacccccacagggcatttgccaccatccatgagtcagtatagagatagagcactggccacttttctctttcagcaatatctaatgctagctggatggctttcacctctgcaaactgactcgattcaccctctccttcagcggtttctgcaacttgtcgcgtgggactccatacagcagccttccacctacgatgctttcccacgatgcggcaggacccatcagtgaacagggcatattgcctctcattttctggcagtttattatacagcggggcctcttcagcccgtgccacctcctcctctggcgacattccaaaatctttgccttctggccagtccgtgatcacttctaaaattcctgggcgactggggtttcctatgcgagcccgttgtgtgatcaatgcgatccacttactccacgtggcgtcagtcgcgtgatgtgtagaggagaccctccctttgaacatccagcccagcactggcagtcggggtgctaagaggagctgtgtctcagtaccaaccacttctgaggcggctcgaactccttcatacgctgccaatatctctttttcagttggggtatagcgagcctcggatcctcgatatcctcgactccagaaccccaggggtcggcctcgggtctccccaggtgctttctgccagaggctccaggtagggccattctccccagctgcagtatagagcacatttttaacatcttgtcctgtccggactggtccaagggctacggcatgaacaatctcccgtttaatttgttcaaaggcttgttgttgttcagggccccatttaaaatcattcttcttccgggtcacttgatagagagggcttacaatcaaactgtaatttggaatatgcattctccaaaaccccacgacacctaggaaggcctgtgtgtcctttttattagtcgggggagacatagctgctattttattaatcacatccattgggatctgacgacgtccatcttgccattttattcccaaaaactggatctcctgtgcaggtcccttgaccttactttcttttatggcaaaaccggcttccagaaggatttggattattttcttccctttctcaaaaacttcttctgccgtgttgccccatatgatgatgtcatcaatgtattgcaggtgttccggagcttcacccttttccagtgcagtctggattagtccatggcaaatggtggggctgtgtttccacccctggggcaatcgattccaagtgtactggacacccctccaagtaaaggcaaattgtggacgacactctgctgccagagggattgagaaaaacgcattagcaatgtcaattgtggcataccacttggctgcctttgactctagttcgtattgaagttctagcatatctggaacagcagcactcagcggtggcgtaacttcattcaggccgcgatagtcgactgttagtctccactccccattagacttccgcactggccatatgggactattaaagggtgagcgagttttgctgatcactccttggctctccagttggcgaatcaatttgtggatgggaatcagagagtctcggttggtgcgatattgccgccggtgcaccgtcgtagtagcaattggcacttgttgttcttcaaccttgagcaaccccacaatcgaagggtcttgagagagaccaggcagggtagacagctgttcaatgccctccgtctccaaggcagctataccaaaagcccatcgataacccttcgggtccttaaaataccccctcctgaggtagtctatgccaaggatacacggagcctctggaccagtcacaatggggtgtttctgccattcctttccagttaggcttacttcagcttccaatacagttaactcttgggatccccctgtcacaccagaaatacaaatggattctgtccctctataacttgatggcattagagtgcactgtgcgccggtgtctactagagccttatactcctgtgggtctgacgtgccaggccatcgaatccacacagtccaatagacccggttatccctttcctccacctggctggaggcagggcccctctaattccggtcagagtattcagtattcacttttcgtaaaattggctcagaagtcccttcaagaggatcggaaataaaatcagcccttctactctgtttggaaactggagcggcatttttcctggtagaatccccttttgtggtggcttttcctcgcagttcacgtacccgtgcatttaggaccgaggtaggttttccgtcccatttcctcatgtcctctccctgatcacataggtaaaaccacagggcacctcgcggtgtgtaccctCTATAgtctctctcttgggcagaggaacgctccctcctaatagctgaaacattggtccttacacgtgtggagtaggacatatcctctttgaattgctggaaatcctcagacagcttctccacagccgcaatgcaagcttgtagggaggaggagagattttcttcgtattgacggagttggcgagccacttcctccactgtcggtgcctcttcatccttccaggccattattgccaatgcgttggcataggatgatggtgcgctccgtacaaacttccgccacatgggtcgtgtgcattggacttcatctggatctttgggtaattgtgggttgtccgggtcatgatgaaccgtctctagcacagctaattccctcagatattgaatacctttttccatggtggtccacttgcttgattgacatataacatcttccttaaaggggtacctttccttcacacttgacaggagtcgcctccaaaggctgatggcttgtgtccctcttccaattgccttgtcaatgccaccttccctggcaagcgatcccagttgcttggcttccctaccttctaattccaagctattagccccattgtcccagcatcggaggagccaggtgataatatgctcacctatacggcggccaaagtcttttcgcaaatcccgcagctcactcaaggatagggaccgggttattatctctggttctgcctcctcctccggttcccgtgatgaccctggttcctcttcacccttcgctaagcgaactgatttttttgtatatttctttttctgtacgggggcaactgatactggtgcaggttggtccgctggttcagttgcagtatcgctagccaggttttggataaccgcagtgtctgtcgacgaggtttgggtagcagcagtgctcgtcgctggggctggagggaccgcagtgcccgtcgccgaggtttgggtagctgctgtgctccttgccggggctggaggggctgcagcgcctgttgttgaggtttgggtagcccgagttctcatcgccggggctggaggggtcacggtgcctgtcgccacggtctgggtgcctgcaatgctccttgtcggggctggaggggccgcagcgcctgttgccaaggtttgagtggccgcggtgctcataattttgttgttaggtccagagactttctcttccccttgagggtactgaatggtgtcgaacagggctcgataggcatgggccaggccccagcacgttgcagtgatttgtatctctctggagctgccggggtgacagcataccttttccaaatattttactagttcttctggatcctgcacttgttcaggggtgaatttccaaaacattggaggtgcccacttttctaggtacctgcccatactaccccacacaccctgccactcataattatccagccttggagcacacctctgggtgatcttcttaaatagctgtttaaccttaaacgagagctgaaccacattcagaagtatgctaattcctagcagtagggctaggaccgtgctagtcccaacactccaggagtattcaaatttctcaaaattctcaaacaccattgtaactggactgaaggagaaaggagaggggaagaaaggtaccccacccatagactggttttccatggaggaaaggtaaatggtatagttattaatagtttcccacaaacggctcccacagtataaaggtgacaatgctaagtgcaaataccggattaatcccacagctgatgactttagcataccataaaccagagttataccatacatcaaagcgaaaaccttaatccacctcccacggatgataagcagtagaagaggaactacatacagcaagcgaggagatacataacagagccttaaaaaccagagcaacaactctaatacataaatcaacataatgaatgcttagaacaaatctgttttaacgagctctggtcaggtctgtcgttatctcaacccttcgtgccccacgttgggcgccaaaaggactgtcgtggtttcaccccagccagcaactaag includes:
- the LOC142039517 gene encoding uncharacterized protein LOC142039517 — protein: MPSSYRGTESICISGVTGGSQELTVLEAEVSLTGKEWQKHPIVTGPEAPCILGIDYLRRGYFKDPKGYRWAFGIAALETEGIEQLSTLPGLSQDPSIVGLLKVEEQQVPIATTTVHRRQYRTNRDSLIPIHKLIRQLESQGVISKTRSPFNSPIWPVRKSNGEWRLTVDYRGLNEVTPPLSAAVPDMLELQYELESKAAKWYATIDIANAFFSIPLAAECRPQFAFTWRGVQYTWNRLPQGWKHSPTICHGLIQTALEKGEAPEHLQYIDDIIIWGNTAEEVFEKGKKIIQILLEAGFAIKESKVKGPAQEIQFLGIKWQDGRRQIPMDVINKIAAMSPPTNKKDTQAFLGVVGFWRMHIPNYSLIVSPLYQVTRKKNDFKWGPEQQQAFEQIKREIVHAVALGPVRTGQDVKNVLYTAAGENGPTWSLWQKAPGETRGRPLGFWSRGYRGSEARYTPTEKEILAAYEGVRAASEVVGTETQLLLAPRLPVLGWMFKGRVSSTHHATDATWSKWIALITQRARIGNPSRPGILEVITDWPEGKDFGMSPEEEVARAEEAPLYNKLPENERQYALFTDGSCRIVGKHRRWKAAVWSPTRQVAETAEGEGESSQFAEVKAIQLALDIAEREKWPVLYLYTDSWMVANALWGWLQQWKQSNWQRRGKPIWAAALWQDIASRLENLVVKVRHVDAHVPKGRATEEHRNNEQVDQAAKIEVAQVDLDWQQKVL